From Ruminococcus sp. HUN007, a single genomic window includes:
- a CDS encoding ATP-dependent 6-phosphofructokinase, which translates to MKRRIGILTSGGDCPGLNATIRGVAKACFESFGEENVQIVGIQNGYYGLINNIAREMDASEFSGILTQGGTILGTKRQPFKMMTVIGEDNVDKVKNMKQTYKKLKLDCLLTLGGNGTHKTSKLLADEGLNIIGLPKTIDNDIYGTDVTFGFHTAVDIATDAIDRLHTTAASHSRILFCEIMGNKAGWLTVNAGIAGGADVILIPEIPYDITKVAESLTKRAESGKGFSIVAVAEGAFDVEEAKMKKKERAKKRSEAGILTATSRIAAQIQAATGIESRVCVPGHMLRGGSPSAYDRILATKFGVHAAELIKNEDYGKTVAMVNSVVTANKLEDIAGLTKFVDPEGQIVQTAKKLGVSFGD; encoded by the coding sequence ATGAAGAGAAGAATTGGTATACTTACCAGCGGCGGAGACTGTCCTGGACTTAACGCAACTATCAGAGGCGTTGCAAAAGCATGCTTCGAGTCTTTCGGTGAGGAGAATGTCCAGATAGTCGGCATCCAGAACGGATATTACGGACTTATAAACAATATAGCCAGGGAAATGGATGCTTCAGAGTTTTCCGGTATCCTTACTCAGGGGGGAACTATTCTCGGCACAAAAAGACAGCCGTTCAAGATGATGACTGTAATAGGCGAGGATAATGTTGACAAAGTAAAGAATATGAAGCAGACATACAAGAAGCTGAAACTTGACTGTCTTCTTACTCTCGGCGGCAACGGAACTCACAAGACATCCAAGCTTCTTGCCGATGAGGGACTGAACATAATCGGTCTTCCAAAGACTATTGACAACGACATTTACGGAACAGACGTAACATTCGGCTTCCATACTGCAGTTGACATAGCAACTGATGCAATTGACAGGCTTCACACAACAGCTGCAAGCCATTCACGAATTCTTTTCTGTGAGATCATGGGCAACAAGGCGGGCTGGCTTACAGTAAATGCAGGTATTGCCGGCGGTGCGGATGTTATTCTCATTCCTGAGATTCCTTACGACATCACCAAGGTTGCCGAGTCGCTGACAAAGCGTGCTGAATCAGGCAAGGGATTCTCCATCGTTGCGGTTGCTGAAGGCGCTTTCGACGTTGAAGAAGCCAAAATGAAGAAAAAGGAAAGAGCAAAGAAAAGATCAGAAGCAGGTATCCTTACGGCTACTTCAAGAATAGCAGCTCAGATCCAGGCGGCTACCGGCATTGAATCAAGAGTGTGCGTTCCGGGACATATGCTTCGCGGCGGCTCACCGTCAGCATACGACAGAATACTTGCAACAAAGTTCGGCGTTCATGCAGCAGAGCTTATCAAGAATGAAGACTACGGAAAGACTGTGGCAATGGTAAATTCCGTTGTAACAGCAAATAAGCTTGAAGACATTGCCGGACTTACAAAGTTTGTTGATCCTGAAGGACAGATCGTACAGACTGCAAAGAAACTCGGCGTTTCATTCGGTGACTGA
- a CDS encoding bifunctional diguanylate cyclase/phosphodiesterase, translated as MLFEVLYLILSALLVALSFLNEKSAKFILLLYTIFTAAAILYSRYRINVQRYDETNLNKKRIVSLMNAINSYVVIWSEDGNMFLMNNKLKEALKPEVLEWQSQDILPVLFPQGFVNYGKSGMMLSGVKEFPLDSRYGILYVSWSSSVLIFGNDDTDRMIISIGFDITENKVIRQQLNKTNNLLAAKEKHYSLAMNLAEIGIIINEHCDEFFNISKELMDMLGIKSDLIKVDDFVELIHKDDRMMFLSYLKSARANTLRIDHSNSMDLRIRSFDGKYRWYAFRYRNSPNGQFGMPVIGGAIIDISKDKEKDYLIERMAYIDEVTGIYNRNKLVINGAEIYECCKILELSYWVIVFDIDNFHIINDTCGYAKGNQMLKEFSDILYKKKGKNGFAARVGGDNFALIVQDYGDPNAPIFIAQEIQEEIASIGREHDFKQNISCSAGYSRMPADGEDFITVFERAEFALSTGDKKRSLVMFDTRVHDSILNTAALERSLAEAIESGELTLYYQPKISVKTGKVMGVEALIRWIKPDGTVIAPKHFVPIAENSHLITKIGEYVMDEACRQNKAWQNMGFPPIVMSINLTSEDFYQKDVKQFIQEKLMETGLAPEWLEIELTESLAMKDIDFAVSQMQELRDIGLKLAMDDFGTGYSSLSYIQKMPITLLKLDKSFITLIEDDNVAREIVSAIIKIAKSKRINTIAEGVETPGQLEILKELGCDFIQGFLFEKPMCAEELTDYLRRSMLQK; from the coding sequence ATGTTATTTGAGGTACTGTACCTTATATTATCTGCACTTCTGGTTGCACTTTCGTTTCTGAATGAGAAAAGTGCAAAGTTTATCTTACTATTATATACAATTTTCACTGCTGCTGCTATTCTTTACAGCCGTTACAGAATCAACGTCCAGAGGTATGACGAGACCAATCTTAATAAAAAGCGAATAGTATCCCTTATGAACGCCATCAATTCATATGTTGTCATCTGGTCCGAGGACGGAAATATGTTTCTCATGAACAACAAGCTCAAGGAAGCGCTCAAGCCTGAAGTCCTTGAGTGGCAGAGTCAGGATATTCTTCCGGTGCTTTTCCCACAGGGGTTTGTCAATTACGGAAAAAGCGGCATGATGCTTTCGGGAGTAAAGGAATTTCCGCTCGATTCACGTTACGGGATACTTTATGTAAGCTGGTCAAGTTCAGTTCTTATTTTCGGAAATGACGATACTGACAGAATGATCATCTCTATCGGATTTGACATAACCGAGAACAAGGTCATCAGACAGCAGCTCAATAAAACAAACAATCTTCTTGCAGCCAAGGAAAAGCATTATTCGCTGGCAATGAATCTTGCCGAGATCGGCATAATCATAAACGAGCACTGTGATGAGTTCTTCAATATTTCCAAAGAACTCATGGATATGCTCGGAATAAAAAGCGATCTCATAAAGGTGGATGACTTTGTTGAGCTCATTCACAAGGATGACCGTATGATGTTCTTATCATATCTTAAATCCGCACGCGCAAATACCCTTCGCATCGATCACTCCAACAGTATGGACCTCAGGATCCGTTCCTTCGACGGCAAGTACAGATGGTACGCTTTCCGTTACAGAAATTCACCTAACGGTCAGTTCGGCATGCCGGTAATAGGCGGCGCGATAATTGACATTTCAAAGGACAAGGAAAAGGATTATCTTATCGAGCGTATGGCCTACATTGATGAGGTGACCGGCATCTACAACAGAAACAAGCTCGTTATCAACGGAGCTGAGATCTACGAATGCTGCAAGATACTTGAACTTTCATACTGGGTCATAGTTTTTGACATTGACAATTTCCATATCATTAACGATACCTGCGGCTACGCCAAGGGCAATCAGATGCTTAAGGAATTTTCAGATATTCTTTACAAAAAGAAAGGCAAAAACGGATTCGCTGCCCGTGTCGGAGGCGATAACTTCGCACTTATCGTTCAGGACTACGGTGATCCAAATGCTCCGATCTTCATTGCACAGGAGATCCAGGAGGAGATCGCATCGATCGGCAGGGAACACGACTTCAAGCAGAACATCTCATGCTCGGCAGGTTATTCAAGAATGCCGGCCGACGGCGAGGATTTCATCACGGTTTTCGAGAGGGCAGAATTTGCACTTTCGACAGGTGACAAGAAACGTTCGCTTGTAATGTTTGACACAAGAGTACATGACAGCATACTCAATACGGCGGCTCTCGAAAGATCGCTGGCGGAAGCCATCGAATCAGGTGAGCTCACACTCTACTATCAGCCGAAAATATCAGTAAAGACCGGAAAGGTCATGGGCGTTGAGGCACTTATCAGATGGATAAAACCGGACGGTACAGTTATCGCCCCGAAGCATTTTGTGCCGATAGCAGAAAATTCACATCTTATAACCAAGATCGGTGAATACGTCATGGATGAAGCCTGCCGTCAGAACAAGGCATGGCAGAACATGGGCTTTCCTCCGATCGTAATGTCCATCAACCTCACTTCAGAGGATTTCTACCAGAAAGACGTAAAGCAGTTTATTCAGGAAAAGCTTATGGAAACAGGGCTTGCTCCGGAATGGCTTGAGATCGAGCTTACTGAATCACTTGCAATGAAGGATATTGATTTCGCGGTTTCACAGATGCAGGAACTTCGTGACATCGGACTTAAACTTGCGATGGACGATTTCGGTACCGGCTACTCATCACTGAGTTATATCCAGAAAATGCCGATTACTCTGCTTAAGCTCGACAAGTCTTTCATTACACTTATTGAAGATGACAACGTTGCCCGTGAAATAGTTTCTGCTATTATCAAGATAGCAAAATCCAAGAGGATAAACACAATAGCTGAAGGTGTTGAAACTCCGGGGCAGTTAGAGATATTAAAGGAACTTGGCTGTGACTTTATTCAGGGATTCCTGTTTGAAAAACCGATGTGTGCCGAAGAGCTCACTGATTATTTAAGAAGAAGTATGCTGCAGAAATAA
- a CDS encoding response regulator transcription factor, whose translation MSRILIVDDEVNIRNVVKEYAEFEGYEVAEAEDGMQAVEMVKNNDFDIIVMDVMMPKLDGYSACKEIRKIKNIPVIMLSARGEEYDKLFGFEIGIDDYVVKPFSPKELMARIKVVIKRNSVPAETASERMKFEGLEIDMAGREVYVNGQKASMTPKEYDLLFFLVKNRNLAMSRDKLLESVWGYDFFGDDRTVDTHIKMLRNSLGEYRKFIITLRGMGYKFEAE comes from the coding sequence ATGAGCCGAATACTTATTGTAGACGACGAAGTAAACATCAGAAATGTAGTAAAGGAATACGCAGAATTTGAAGGATATGAGGTGGCAGAAGCCGAAGACGGCATGCAGGCTGTCGAAATGGTAAAGAATAACGACTTTGATATAATAGTTATGGACGTTATGATGCCGAAACTCGACGGCTATTCCGCATGCAAGGAAATCAGAAAGATAAAGAACATACCTGTTATCATGCTTTCCGCACGCGGTGAGGAATACGACAAACTCTTCGGTTTCGAAATAGGCATAGACGATTACGTGGTAAAGCCTTTCTCACCTAAGGAACTGATGGCCAGAATAAAGGTAGTTATCAAGAGAAACTCTGTTCCGGCTGAAACAGCTTCGGAAAGAATGAAATTCGAAGGTCTCGAGATCGACATGGCAGGACGTGAGGTATATGTAAACGGACAGAAAGCGTCAATGACGCCAAAGGAATACGATCTGCTGTTTTTCCTTGTAAAAAACAGAAACCTTGCAATGTCGCGTGACAAACTGCTGGAAAGTGTATGGGGCTATGATTTCTTCGGAGATGACAGAACAGTTGATACACACATCAAAATGCTCAGAAACAGCCTCGGCGAGTACAGAAAATTCATAATCACACTCCGTGGAATGGGGTATAAATTTGAAGCTGAGTGA
- a CDS encoding HAMP domain-containing sensor histidine kinase, which yields MSYLLLVGLSLALLWGTQILFLNRFYENERINIAEKAADTMTEQFSQSEKLTPDNISDLTDIYDEIASSNELSYMLVDRDYRIIHENSKGIAHQFSRNEIDFLQTSANLKGGKYTTSAEGTAQDTKVVIICRILKNDNTDQGCYLIVNTLITPVKTTIYMLRKTTYLVTILMILISVIAALIMSKSLAKPIQNITESADKLAKGEYKTEFRGGKFAETKQLARTLNYASSEISKIDELQRDLIANVSHDLRTPLTMIKAYAEMIRDLSGDRKEKREEHLAIIIKETDRLAQLVNDILDLSKLENGRQPLNISSFDISSKLHDIMERYKEFTMANGYTIHCEDHPPVIVKCDIGKIEQVIYNLVNNAINYTGEDKQIYVSMETEDEFVKISIKDTGKGISEDNLHQIFEKYYRAEKTKREVVGTGLGLSIVRAVLKAHNFPFGVQSTPGKGTTFWFKIRRDKESICI from the coding sequence ATGAGCTATCTTCTGCTGGTGGGGCTTTCACTTGCACTGCTCTGGGGCACACAGATACTTTTTCTGAACAGATTTTATGAAAACGAACGTATAAATATCGCTGAAAAAGCCGCAGACACCATGACTGAACAATTCAGCCAGTCTGAAAAGCTCACTCCGGACAATATCAGCGACCTGACAGACATATACGACGAAATAGCATCATCAAACGAGCTTTCCTACATGCTCGTCGACCGTGACTACAGGATCATTCATGAGAACAGCAAGGGCATTGCACATCAGTTCTCAAGAAACGAGATCGATTTTCTTCAGACCAGCGCCAATCTGAAGGGCGGAAAATACACCACAAGTGCCGAAGGCACTGCACAGGACACCAAGGTGGTGATCATCTGCCGCATTCTTAAAAATGATAATACGGACCAGGGGTGCTACCTTATAGTAAACACACTTATAACCCCGGTCAAGACTACCATTTATATGCTGAGGAAAACGACATATCTTGTTACTATCCTTATGATACTGATATCAGTTATCGCAGCACTTATAATGTCAAAATCACTTGCAAAGCCGATACAGAACATAACGGAATCGGCTGACAAGCTTGCAAAGGGTGAATACAAAACAGAATTCAGGGGCGGAAAGTTTGCCGAAACAAAACAGCTTGCCAGAACCCTTAACTACGCTTCATCGGAAATCTCAAAGATAGACGAGCTTCAGCGCGACCTTATTGCTAACGTTTCACATGATCTGCGCACCCCGCTTACCATGATAAAGGCATATGCCGAAATGATCCGTGATCTTTCGGGTGACAGAAAAGAAAAGCGTGAGGAGCACCTTGCGATAATAATAAAGGAAACAGACAGACTTGCACAGCTCGTCAATGACATTCTTGACCTTTCAAAGCTTGAAAACGGCAGACAGCCGCTGAACATTTCGAGCTTTGACATAAGCTCAAAACTTCATGACATAATGGAGCGCTACAAGGAATTCACAATGGCAAACGGCTACACGATACACTGTGAAGATCATCCTCCGGTCATTGTAAAATGCGACATCGGCAAAATAGAGCAGGTAATATACAATCTTGTGAACAACGCAATAAACTACACAGGTGAAGACAAACAGATATACGTTTCAATGGAAACCGAAGACGAATTTGTAAAGATCTCGATAAAGGATACGGGCAAGGGAATTTCCGAAGACAACCTGCACCAGATCTTCGAAAAATACTACCGTGCCGAAAAGACGAAACGTGAAGTAGTAGGTACCGGACTTGGTCTTTCAATAGTACGTGCAGTACTCAAAGCTCACAATTTCCCGTTCGGAGTTCAGAGCACACCAGGCAAAGGAACCACTTTCTGGTTCAAAATCAGAAGAGACAAAGAGTCAATTTGCATTTAA